The genomic stretch GAAGCCCATTGAGACACCAGAGGAGGAGTTGGAGGCCAACTATAAGCCACCACCAGAAAAGACTATTGAAGAGATCCTGGAGGCAGATAAGGAGGATGAGAGCTTACGGAAGTACAAAGAGACACTTCTGGGAGAGGCAGGAGAGAGGAAGATAATTGTTGGTAAGACTACAATTAGTCAAAAAgttctataaaattgtatttatataacttcTTTGAATCAGTAAAAAGAGGTAGTGTAACATCAATATCTAtcagaaaaagtattttattttaaactattttattttaatatatattttaaactattttatatttattttccaaatctATTCCAAAaaaggcattttaaaattattagaattgtttattaaattatattatcaacTGAGATACGGAAAATCTTTGTATCGTAGTTCATGGTacattaacccattggcctactAGTATTTCCAGCCTCTCAATTCCACAGTAAATCCAATTAATTTGGGCCAAAATggagaattttacttaaaattccatTTCTCTAGTTGtactgtttagattttaataaaacttgggatatttaataaaagcatcctaaactatatttttcacaaaaaaaattaaaaagttaatgttcatttttttaattttgttcatttgtgttaattttatgttaattacaaaataaacactttttattttttactgacaattatttattattattatttcgaattattatacaattattataatataattataattattataatattattatacaattattatttcgaATATTTACTCCTACCTGATTgcctaaaaacacaatatttttaggttCGTTTGGCTCGTCATTCCATATTGGAAAATTCCATAATCCAGTTACACCAGAAGCCACGCTGCTAATAACGTCTTCAACATTCTGTAAATGTAAATCATTCATAGGATCATCGGCATTGTTTAGGCCTATGTCCAtctcttcaaaatcaatatcagAGAGGGCATTGACTCACCGTCGCTGAATTCTTCATCATCAATCCTCCACTCTTCTTCCACATGATTAGAACCGATTTCACCATCAGATTCACTTGAAATAAATCCGTCATTGTCAATATAACGATCAATTTCACTACTACGTAAAGCTCCATGTCACGCCATTGTACACACGCTTAGTTTGTTTACTCGAGTCAGCTGTTTACTTGTTCCGATCGTCTGTTTATGTTCCCCTTCCCCAACTGCAGTGTTGCCAAgctgtaaagttaaattattcaattcccATTATTGCATAGAACACAGAAACGAAGTTAGGACTGAATGGTGCTGACATCTTGTGAGAAATAGGCGAACTACTTGGTGGCGAGATGGTTTCGTCAAAGTATTTTACCGTGCATAGCGCTAGCGGCGAGATGGTCTCGTCGAAGTAGGCTAATGAGTTAATCTGCTGACcactttatgtttttatatgttgaGCTATCACCTCTATGTCAGTAAATATGGAAAAACTACATCTTGTTTTCTCATTCTTTACAACAGAACAATTTTTCTACATGCCACAGTTAACTTCTGTAATCTTCATACAAATTGTTATGGTAGTTGTGTTTATGCTGCTCCCAAACAAATTGTATCTGAAGTCTCTATTTTAGTAAAtgtgaaatgtaaataaacattctgCAGGTTGGCAAGCTAAGGGAatcagttttaatagtttttttaaacttagacttttatatatatatactattttattttgaggttttattatttgttataatgaaGATAAAAAACAAGAGATTGCCAAAATATCTGAAGATGAGGTCACAGCAgaaaaggtattaaaataaatgtaaaataaattatggtttattttgttcttattttttaagtagactacaaaattacattacattttgatTATGGTGGTAAAATACTACTTTCTAGTatgattttcaatataattaacaaCATCACATGACTTTGAAAATATGTGTCATGTCCGAGGGAGCTTGAACAGAATGTTCAGAATATCACTATCAGTaaaagacattttgattttgaacACTGTTATATGAAATTTGATGTAttaataaacttagaaataattCCATTGTATAAAGCAGttctattatattgtattattgagAGAAATGAATTAGATATGGTTTTTAAATCACATTCACACTATGTGTAATGATTATTACACACTGTTAATTATAAACACTGATATGTATAATATGCTCAACCTGTTGTAAcctgtttttatttgtacaaaccAGTAGTCATAACTGGTTGTGACTGTTGTAGATGAAAGTGATGAGCGCAAGGTGATAGTTAAGCGACTGGCACTGTGTGTGAATGACCGGCCAGATGTGGAGCTAGACTTAACAACAGACTTGAATGAACTTAAGAAACAGGTCAGTGTTACAGAAAGAAGTTAAAGAAACAATCCAAATATATCAATGATTTATTACATTGGGTATTAAAAAGTATCTAAATTTTGaattcttgtatttaattttatctatggTCACAAAGGGTCATCTAAAATATCATACCACTAATATTTCTCATAACTGAAGAAAACTAGAAAGTTTGTTGAATGGAAAGAAAACAGCtttcttcaattttgtttttctagttttaatttACTGCCCAATCTTATTTTCTCAAGAATATAAGATTTTCTATCTGTGTTCCCGAAATATAATAGCAAAATGTTGAACCTCTCTTCCCTTTCCTTGCTGACTGCCTGCCTAGTCCTAATCCACTGCCCAGAATTTCTCTCTCCCACACTTGTGGACATGATAAGCATTGGAGTTGAACATATCTAGCAAAGATTATGCTTCTCAATAGGCCAATTGTTATTAGCACTCATCAAGGGTCCAATTGGGGTAAACAAGTACTTAATACATGGTACTCACATTTGTACCCATATACAGTTATTCTGGTAGTAAATCGATTCACTAATTGAGACTACTTCGAACTGTAGAAGTCTTGGATAATTTGCATAGAAATATATAGAATTGGAATGTAGAAGGTATCAGAATGATGAGGTGGCAGAAACCATTAGCGTAATTCCAGTAGAGTGTGAGGTTAGTAAATCACTGTTGAAGAAAGATGAGGATAAGCATATTGCAATAATGAAGGCCTGCAGTATGAttgttgttttgtgtaaattattgaatagtgaaatatttgtttCTGAAAAAGTCTCTAAATGTACAAGACTTAAATTACTGTGACTTAAATCTAATTCCATTTTATATAGATGCTTTACTACCCCCCACCCCTTAAACTACATATTATTTGAAAGAAAGAAGtgctttcaaattttttaatattgatttgaaaAGACTGCAAACTTTACAATTACTTGACTAATTTAACTCtaacacaatttgtaaatttatttcatctgTGCTTCCTACAGTGTATTCCTATCTGGACTTACAGACcagtattataagttttaaacagatttttggGGATAGTTAACCTTTGGTGCAGTCAGCTTTAAATGTTGACTGTTAACAACGACCGATTAACGTGGTTGTGTTCCTGTTTTCTACTAAATCATAAACATTGTTAaggatcaaaataaaattgattagtCCTTTTTATGACTGCCagaactatattaatttaaagatagaACCTGTcttgtatatttaagttataattcctttaatagattttatttttaaatgattcttaAGTAAGGTCTTCTTCCTTTTTTATTCTAACTCTGGTTTGCATTGATAAGTTTCAATTGTTCTGCTAACACTCCCAATTTGCTTTCAAATTATTGCTAAATCAAGCTATAATCACTAGGAATACTTGATCCAATTCAATGGCCGATCTTGGTTCATTGATTTCCAAGGCTTTGACTAACATTAAAGTTCTTTACAAATTCAAATATGGGGTATTTCGCTAAAACAGTAATCTAAACTTGTTTTGTTAcagttgtttaaacaaatattaaccaaGAGGTATggatttattcaaatatattcattaatacGAAAGTTATAAGGAACAATAAATTAAGTGATTTTTGGAGCATTGAATTATAACAATGAGTACAAAAGTATCATcaaagttttatgataattaCTAGACTTAACCTGTAAAAATAGGTTTCATGGATTTCTCATTTCATTACATGTATTCTAAGATTAAACTTTTAACCCATTAACCACTTTTCATGGTACCCTCTCATGATGGGTGACACAGTACCAAAATACACATCACGAGACAGTACCATGATGATGAcacacattattaaatatattgttaaacattattaTGGGCTCAAAtaataaggtttatttattaaaattaaacaagacAACACgcgatatacatatatattaaccTTAGAAAGAAAAACATTGTGAATCAAGGTATAATACTATATGTTTGATCTTTTTCTAACCAATTATGTAATTGAATTGTCGGTAATGTTATATTTTGGTAAACCGATCGATTGGTgtcttattttgtaaaactttgtgtCTTATTTTTGGATGTctcttaatacattttgtttctgcagtaaattttccttataaagaattaaattttatatgaaactaatcaaaatatcatggattataactataatttgtactaaaaaaatgtattgcattcattagttaaaaaaaaattaaaattaaaaagttgtatgtACTTCATATGcttatacattacattatattatagcCTGTTTcattatctaaaaaaacaaaatatcagtcaTCCAAGTagcaataaaattgaatttttgtgaGTTTTGCTAAATGCTTGGcattttttgcatatttaattggATTTGTATAAGGAGGCTAGGTGCAGGAATATTGAATGACTAATGGGTAAATATTAGAGTAGTGTTAATAGTTTAGTCACTACCCCTTTAAAAAGTTCACATTGATTTGTATGCTAGAGATAAAAAATGTGtggtaaataaagtaataaacatactatacaaaatttataacttgtaggctaataaatttattgtaactgaTGGCAATgttgtgtacaatttttatttgtattatttattctacAATGTTTTGATATAATAACATTGTATCAAACCTTttctatgaaaataaatgtaaatggtgTGAGAGTAGATTTTTAGAAACGTGTCCATCGAAATATTTGTGTGAGTGAGAGAAAGAGAGGGAGAAAGACATGTGACAGCTCATCAGTGTTTTCTGCTAAGCTAAATCTGGCACCAATCATCAGTGAAGCCTGTCACACAGTCATAACACTGTCTCTTTCCTCTCTCCCTCCCCCTTTCCCTTCTTCTTGATCTACTCTTAACAACTTCACCACGTGGTTGCTCTtaacaatcttaatttattttattcctgaaacATTTTTGTGGCTCTTCATAACAGCTTGAGATTATATTTAGGTACATCTCCTATTTTGTTGTTGCTCAGGTCTAACTTTATAAGGGATAATTTTCATCTTTGGTCAAATTAATCTAGATGATCGTTTAAGTATTTTGTACtcctttacaattataatttgtgATTGTTTCCCAAAAAggtgtatttttctttaaaattattacattttaaacggTTCAAGTCTATTTTGACATTGTCAGccttagtatttttattttttttcatacaaataatgCATATTATTTGAGTCCAGATAAGATTTTTATCATTACTATAGCCCATTATCAATTACTATAGTTGGAGTAACAAAGAAAAGGATGTTATTGATACGACACTGAGACAGCGATCACTGTCAAAACTGATAATGTTTAGTGCCTCTCAATCAGTTGGTATTGTGATTGTTAGGTGAATTAACAATGAATGATTATTTTTAGATCCCAGGAATCTGTGATCAGACCTTCTAGAATTTTGATCTGTTACTCATAGACACATGTTTTTGATATGTCACCTAATGGTTCCAACACATTAGTCTCAGCCCTTTATCTCAACTTCTAtttcctttttaaagttttttttttttatattttaaagacttcTGTATTTAAATGGTATCTGTTGCTTTCCCATTCTCATTAAAAGCATGATCCATTagaaaagtcaataaatattgttaattagattaagtaaatgttatcactaacattgtattatttattattccaacTATTCCAGGCTGTATTAAGTAAACATGtaccttttaattaaataaaaatcttaacaaaGTTGAATACATCATTCATTACTGCTGAAACACATGATGTAGCAAGTAGTTACTGAACAAAAAGTTCTTTATGGTTGTTCCtaatcctgttatcctttgaaaTCATGCATCTTCTGTAAGGATTTATAATCCTTTGGATAATCAGTAGTTAATCATACTGTAGTTTAAAACAgagattaagaaaataatttttgcagGTGTTCATCATCAAGGAAGGGGTTTCTTACCGGATCCGGATTGACTTCATTGTTCAGAGAGAGATAGTTCATGGGTTAAAATATGTGCAGAAAACTTATCGGCTGGGTGTGCCAGGTGAGGGTTATTTTTGGTACAGTAACAGTAAATATCTAGTTAAGGATTTTCATCTTTAGTACAATGGTTATTGATAGTATTTTCTATACATTGTTGATTTATGCATTCTCCAATTCAAGAAGTCTTCAGTGGCATAAAATAGCCACAGAAGAAGttggagttttttatattttactgggAGTTTCCTTGATAGTGTGTGAAtccaattatttgttatttatttttttctgtcacAGGTTTAAATACCAAATATTGGACAGTGCAATGCTTTTTGTTTTTACTCATGGCCTGATTTCTCTCTCTCTAATATTTCTTCAGTTTTCTTTGTTCTCTTGGTGTCATATcccttattttctaaaattttatttttatctcttagGTGTATAAGGTGCCTGTCATATTTCTTCTTCTATTCTCTCTTTTCTTCACTTAACCTGGCTCTCTATCTTCTTGTTTGTTCCCTGGCAAATTCGTTCTGCTTCTCGTACTTGACAATTGCTGAGGTGTTTTTTAAACAAGCCATGACCAGTATACATCTGGAATGAAAACAACCTGAATGTTTtccaaaaaacacacacaatattaaggaattaacactttgagtgccacagcaACGCTAATTTttacggtacgaaaagtgcattaAGTGCCAGTGTCGCCAGTTTTTGACTTtccgtatttcgataatattttacaagattagTATTAggacaagattattttggccaaataaccagacagctgtattcattaggttccaaactatcaataaatatgagttttatgttgtttctctactattttatctgtgaaacttatgttgtttgtgtacttatcaagaagccactatttttggacgagttttccttatcagggatcaaaataaattacaataaacgaCTTTATTCAAccaattttggaatttacaagttattacgacaatcaatgaaataaaaaactataagaacaaacgTTTCTATTTGGAGAcaatttggagataggaagtatgactcatcgagtatttttcgattcgttatggaagaaggaacgtataatgaagtttattttgatctctgataaggaaaactcatccaaaaatagtgggctgtgataataccgaagtacctgtgcgatgattctgtcttccattcacgcgacgtagcggacgagtaccgtgttgcgtaacggcctttcttgttgtttatgtgccgataaccaagcatttgagtaaatacaataaaatagtaaataaaatagtaacttatactgtattttaatgtatttctttacaaaagtaatgtagtgttGTGAGTTGTatccaagcgaaaaacgtgaattttcactgtaaatattattagggttattatttagtatacataaacttttatgtaaatatgttagcaagtatttgtttctacatttaccaatcatatttatttgtgttatattgatgttttattagatttattgggaaaactacatcattactaagtaatttctaaactctgacaaatgaagtacagtttataaaacgtcggtaccgggcagcattttgttaatacatataataccatgtttttaaaattcaagaataagatattacacatgggttttatttagaattatatgacctttatcatggtataaagaaagaaatcttaaaaataccgtatacactcaaattaggtcgaaacttaactttttgcacaagagtaaaaatttttataaatagtgaaatttttataaatcaaattttttttgtaacgatatgtatcatattctgcatttaataagaaaaaaaaacaacaacaaaatgatggaaatctgtttggtagttattttacaacagctctATTTCTCAAAAGctttacaaatatgcgaaaaacagcgtggcactttatgtaTATGTCTTCGGAAAacacccgtggcactcaaagggttaattaagtaataatatctttatttttgaagCGTATGATTTTGTTTAGGAATAAGCTAAAATCAATTTAtcaaattagttttgtaatagatcacttaaaaatgaaatttaaagcaTGTGATGGTTACATATTAACACATTAACAAACATGTAAAAACCAAACACTACAAGGTAATTTGATCTCAACTATATATGATCATGACTTTAAAATGCCTTTACAATTCTTTCTAAAACTTGCAGGACTTCtgaaaaagaaattttcattttcatttctttgtAATGGATTAAAGAAATTAcagcaaattaattaataagctaacattagaaaataaatagCAAGTGTTAgtaaaataagtgaaataaacaaatatatatctaCAGTAGCAGTAATACAACTAACTACAGGAAGAAAATAACAGCAAAAAAATGCTGTgcaaaaacaacacataaataagtatataaagaaatatatcatCATTGTGCAGCACTCCATTGCCTGGTGAGAAGAGTTCTTTTGAAGGACACCAAGGAGCCGCAGAAAATTTCCATGTTGTCTGGTAATATGCAACCTTGTCTCTGAAGGTTGAAGCTTTATCATTGGTCTGTTGGTTGCGTAGGAAGTGAACACCGCCGTTCTGGCAAAGAGGGCCTTAGACCTTGTGTCggaaggaatttttaaattgattttctccAAAAGAGCTGGGCAATCAAGAAAAGAATATCAATGGAGAAGATTCAAGGGAAGGTTTAGTAGTGAAGAGATCTCATTTAGTGGCACATTCAGATACCTGAATTCAAGGTCTCCAAATGAGGTCTGGCAAAGTGTCCTCAAGACA from Homalodisca vitripennis isolate AUS2020 chromosome 2, UT_GWSS_2.1, whole genome shotgun sequence encodes the following:
- the LOC124354491 gene encoding rho GDP-dissociation inhibitor 1, whose protein sequence is MSGEGEKPIETPEEELEANYKPPPEKTIEEILEADKEDESLRKYKETLLGEAGERKIIVDESDERKVIVKRLALCVNDRPDVELDLTTDLNELKKQVFIIKEGVSYRIRIDFIVQREIVHGLKYVQKTYRLGVPVDKMTHMVGSYPPKPELQSYTTPQEEAPAGLMSRGTYTVHSLFTDDDKNQHLKWEWCFEIKKDWKD